Part of the Sulfurovum sp. TSL6 genome, CTCCTTTGGTAATGGATATAAAGATGTCTATATCGTCAAACTTGATCAAAATGGAAAAGAGATCACATCTTATGTCATAGGTGGCGAAAAAGAAGACAGTGCCCAAGCCCTTACACGTACATCTGACGGTGCTATGATGCTTGTGGGATACCGTGAGCTTGAACGTTCTGGAAATACAGACTTTTTTGTGATGAAACTGGACCAAAACGGAAAGAAAATTTGGGCTAAAACCTATGGAGAAGAACAGGCAGACCGTTTAAATGGTGTGACAGCTACAGCAGATGGCGGTATTGTGGCAACAGGTTCAACACGTTCTTATAAAAGTGCACAAACGGATATGTCAGTCATGAGATTAGACAATGATGGCAATATTGTATGGCATAAAATTTATGGATTTAAATATTATGAATACGGCAATGCAGTGACTGGTACAGGTGACGGATCAGTGATGGTTGCTGGAGGTACAAGTACTTTAGGAAAGGGCGATCACAGTGCCTATATGCTCGCGCTTGATCAATCGGGTAAGCTTCTCTGGTCACATGTCTATGGGGACAGAAATAAAGATAGAATGAATGCAATTGCACGCATGGATGATGGAAGTATAGTTGCAGCCGGTGGAAGTGACAGTTATAGTAGAGCAAGTAAATTTTATCTGTTAAAACTAGAAAAACAATAAAAAATTGTAAATTTTTAAAATTTTTTTAGAATTTAAGTTATTTCTCTTAGGTAAGTGTGCTATAATTCTTTCATACGGTTATACTGTATTGAAAAAGCCAAGTTCATCGCGAGGTGGGTACGGAAAGTTATGGGTCTCACGTAGATCGCCAGACTACCAATAGAGATATAAACTCATCTATCTTTTAGAAAGTTTCATTCTTCTATTACCTGAGTATTTTAGTGTTTGTTTGTCTCTATAATTTTATTAGTTGACATTCTTTTCCCTAAAAAACATTCTTCTCCTATAATTGTAGGACAAATAGATACTAGATACTTGAGTTTACTTCATACCTATATTCCCCCTAATTTCTTATAACCCTTAGCTTATTTAGCTATAATTCTTATTAATATAAACAGTAGGATAATATAGATGCAATTCATTGAGACACGGGGAAATGACGGACAGAAACCTTCATCTGTACCATTTTCAGAAGCGATACTCAGCCCAAGTGCTAGTTTTGGTGGGTTATATGTACCCAAAGAACTCCCAACTTTAGATAAAGAATTTTTAGAGGGACATCTCTCTAGCCATTATAAAACATTGGCATTAGATTTTTTAGAACAGTTTGGTATAGATATTGAAACAGAAGTACTGGTAGAAGCGTTAAAAAGATATGATGCTTTTGATGATCCTTCAAATCCGGTACCACTTTCTCAAATAGAAGATGACTGCTTTGTCTCTGAACTCTATCATGGACCAACAAGAGCCTTTAAAGATATGGCATTACAACCTTTTGGGTACGTGTTAAGTAAACTGGCACAAAAAAGAGGTGAAAACTATCTTATTATGGCGGCAACGAGCGGAGATACCGGTCCTGCTACACTAGAAACATTTAAAAACCAAGAGGGTGTTAAAGTAGCTTGTCTTTATCCTGATGGGGGCACATCGGATGTTCAAAGACTTCAAATGGTCACTGAAGATGCTTCGAACCTTAAAGTGATCGGTGTGAAAGGTAACTTTGACGATACGCAGAATACACTCAAAGATCTGCTTGCCTCTGAAGATTTTAAAGCAGAATTGGAAGAGAGAAATATCAAGCTTTCCGCAGCGAATTCTGTAAACTTTGGACGTATTATCTTTCAAGTTATTTACCATATTCACTCATACCTGGAGTTGGTACGCAAAGAGAAGATCCAAATGGGTGAAAAGATCTATTTGGTTGTCCCAAGTGGTAACTTTGGTAATGCTTTAGGTGCCTATTATGCAAAGAAGGCAGGACTTCCTATAGAAAAGATCCTTATCTCATCAAATATCAATAATATTTTGACAGATTGGATCACGAATGGTGCATATGATCTTACGACACGTTCACTCATACAGACAGAATCACCTGCAATGGATATTTTGAAAAGTTCAAATGTTGAACGTATCATGTTTGATAAATTTGGTCCAGAACGTACCAAAGAGCTTATGGAAGCATTGGCTAAAGACGGTAAGTATCAATTGACTGCAGATGAACTTGCATTGCTGCGTGAAGATTTTGATGCTTCTTTCTCAGATGATGAAGAGTGTGAAACTGTGGTAGGCGAATATGCAAAAAAAGGGTACATTATGGACCCGCATACAGCAACATGTATGAGAGCGTATAAAACGTTAAGAGAAAAAGATCTCAAAACCGTGGTTTATTCGACTGCGGAATGGACTAAATTCAGTCCGTCTGTTTCAAAATCATTGGGTCATGAAGTCAAAGATGATGTAGAAGCATTAAAATGGGTGAGTGAAAATGCAGGGGTCACTGTACCGCCTATGATACATGGTTTATTTGAAAAACCTATTGTTCATTCTGTTGTTGTTCCAAAAGAATCCATTAAAGGAGAGATGTTAAACTTTTTATAGTTTAACATAACGTAATGTCCAGAAAACATTTTGTCTATTTAATATTATCTTCTTCTTTATGTCTAGAGGCAGCCACTGCAAGATCAATGGTTGATTGCAGGGTTGTCACTGGCAGTATTACTGAGTGCAATCTTTACGGGGCAAAATTTCTTAAATCAAAAGAGATTGTGCATGAATTGGATAGACAAAAATTGATCAGAGAAAAAACGTTACCTATCCCTGAAAAAAAGCGTTTTGTCAAAGTAGTTTCCGTAGAGGATATGATAGAACGACATGTAAAAGTTCAAGAGTCTGTACGTTTTAAAGGAAGTGAAAAAGCACCTATAAAGCCTACAAAAACAAAAGAACCTGTCACGCAAGTCATACTTGATGACAAAATAGAAGAGATAGAGGTTTGTGAAGTTCCCCCGCGTATCGAAAGAGAACTTTTAGAAACAATAGTACCTGAGAGACCTCAAATTGTTTACGGTGATTACAGCGTTGTAAGCGGCGATGCGCTTATTAAGATCGCAAAGAAATTTGGGTTAAAAGCAAAAGAGATCGCCACGATCAATGGTATTACACTTCAATCTCCTTTACGTATCGGACAGAAATTAAAGCTCCCTTTTGAACAAAAGATGATTGATGCAGTCTCTTCTGGTAAATATATTATCGAGAAGGGAGATTCGCTTATTTCCATTGCCAAAAAGTTTAAACTGTATCCTAGAGAATTGGCAGAGTTCAACGGAATTAAAAATTATGCGCTCATACGTATAGGTAAAATCATAAAACTGCCACTCCCTCATATCCTGGCACAGATAAAAACCAAGAAAAAACTGCGTGTAACCGCAACTGCGTATACGTCACATAAAGGACAAACTGACAGTACACCTTTCTTGGCAGCATGGAATAACCGTCTGCGTCCAGGCATGAAGATCATTGCGGTCTCCAGAGATATGTTAAGTAGGTATGGGATGCGAAATGGGACAAAAGT contains:
- the thrC gene encoding threonine synthase produces the protein MQFIETRGNDGQKPSSVPFSEAILSPSASFGGLYVPKELPTLDKEFLEGHLSSHYKTLALDFLEQFGIDIETEVLVEALKRYDAFDDPSNPVPLSQIEDDCFVSELYHGPTRAFKDMALQPFGYVLSKLAQKRGENYLIMAATSGDTGPATLETFKNQEGVKVACLYPDGGTSDVQRLQMVTEDASNLKVIGVKGNFDDTQNTLKDLLASEDFKAELEERNIKLSAANSVNFGRIIFQVIYHIHSYLELVRKEKIQMGEKIYLVVPSGNFGNALGAYYAKKAGLPIEKILISSNINNILTDWITNGAYDLTTRSLIQTESPAMDILKSSNVERIMFDKFGPERTKELMEALAKDGKYQLTADELALLREDFDASFSDDEECETVVGEYAKKGYIMDPHTATCMRAYKTLREKDLKTVVYSTAEWTKFSPSVSKSLGHEVKDDVEALKWVSENAGVTVPPMIHGLFEKPIVHSVVVPKESIKGEMLNFL
- a CDS encoding LysM peptidoglycan-binding domain-containing protein; the protein is MSRKHFVYLILSSSLCLEAATARSMVDCRVVTGSITECNLYGAKFLKSKEIVHELDRQKLIREKTLPIPEKKRFVKVVSVEDMIERHVKVQESVRFKGSEKAPIKPTKTKEPVTQVILDDKIEEIEVCEVPPRIERELLETIVPERPQIVYGDYSVVSGDALIKIAKKFGLKAKEIATINGITLQSPLRIGQKLKLPFEQKMIDAVSSGKYIIEKGDSLISIAKKFKLYPRELAEFNGIKNYALIRIGKIIKLPLPHILAQIKTKKKLRVTATAYTSHKGQTDSTPFLAAWNNRLRPGMKIIAVSRDMLSRYGMRNGTKVRISGLPGYYTVRDKMNKRYKRRIDIYMGIDIRRALRWGRRSVVVYWN